The Musa acuminata AAA Group cultivar baxijiao chromosome BXJ2-2, Cavendish_Baxijiao_AAA, whole genome shotgun sequence genome has a segment encoding these proteins:
- the LOC135605180 gene encoding adenylate isopentenyltransferase 5, chloroplastic-like, translated as MGSFKSRGGKDKVVFVMGATGTGKSRLAVDVAIHFGGEIVNSDKMQVYDGLDVVTNKVTDEERMGVPHHLLGGLPPDADFSASDFRRAATLQVESIARRGRLPIVAGGSNSYIEELVEGAGREFWRRYECCFLWVDVQLPVLHKFVAERVDRMVERGLVEEVRGLFDPDVADYSRGVRRAIGVPEMDRYLRAEAAEADEATKARLLEAAIDEIKANTCKLTCCQLQKIHRLCTLSGWNVHRVDATDVFRRAGKEVDEAWASLVAGPSVEIVAEFLHHAPAAEPKAAAREAQQFAAVNNKKGASLMNGAVGRDMVVKVASSLVGATV; from the coding sequence ATGGGATCCTTCAAGAGCCGTGGTGGGAAGGACAAGGTGGTGTTCGTGATGGGCGCCACGGGCACCGGCAAGTCCAGGCTCGCTGTCGACGTGGCCATCCATTTCGGCGGCGAGATCGTCAACTCCGACAAAATGCAGGTGTACGATGGCCTTGACGTCGTCACCAACAAAGTCACCGATGAGGAACGTATGGGGGTGCCCCACCACCTGCTCGGTGGGTTGCCTCCTGACGCGGACTTCAGCGCGTCGGACTTCCGCCGGGCGGCGACGCTGCAGGTGGAGTCGATCGCGCGGCGGGGGCGGCTCCCCATCGTGGCGGGGGGGTCGAACTCGTACATCGAGGAGCTGGTCGAGGGGGCGGGTAGGGAGTTCTGGCGGCGGTACGAGTGCTGCTTCCTGTGGGTGGACGTGCAGCTGCCGGTGCTGCACAAGTTCGTGGCGGAGCGGGTCGACCGCATGGTGGAGCGGGGACTGGTGGAGGAGGTGCGGGGGCTGTTCGACCCGGACGTGGCAGACTACTCCCGGGGAGTGCGCCGCGCGATCGGGGTGCCGGAGATGGACCGCTACCTCCGCGCGGAGGCGGCGGAGGCCGACGAGGCCACCAAGGCGAGGCTGCTGGAGGCGGCGATCGACGAGATCAAGGCCAACACGTGCAAGCTGACCTGCTGCCAGCTGCAGAAGATCCACCGGCTCTGCACGCTGTCGGGGTGGAACGTGCACAGGGTGGACGCCACCGACGTGTTCCGGAGGGCCGGGAAGGAGGTGGACGAGGCGTGGGCGTCTCTGGTGGCGGGCCCCAGCGTGGAGATCGTGGCAGAGTTCTTGCACCATGCGCCGGCAGCGGAACCGAAGGCGGCGGCGCGCGAGGCGCAGCAGTTCGCCGCGGTCAACAACAAGAAGGGGGCTTCCTTGATGAATGGAGCAGTGGGCAGGGACATGGTGGTCAAGGTCGCCTCCTCCCTTGTGGGGGCCACGGTCTGA